A window of Puntigrus tetrazona isolate hp1 chromosome 11, ASM1883169v1, whole genome shotgun sequence contains these coding sequences:
- the mdm4 gene encoding protein Mdm4 isoform X2 translates to MTSLSSSSSQLTGSSSSCRTLPGEGTQVHPRAPLLQILRVAGAREEVFTLKEVMHYLGQYIMMKELYDKQRQHIVHCQDDPLGELLEVGSFSVKNPSPVYEMLKRNLFILNNSDAAKNLSVGKDSNESPSEDPGQVSSGSTSSGQAHIAGSSSTGATQSCSQRRPRDPDEDSSDGLPRSASKRPKLDVTLEEWDLSGLPWWFLGNLRNNYTRRSNGSTDIHTNQDEDTAIVSDTTDDLWFLNEAESEQVSVEMKEAVLEQGSDAESPHEEEDAGKDSKDDRKMQEDRDDDSQCLSDDTDTEISTQDAWQCSECRKFNTPLQRYCMRCWALRKDWYKDCPRLVHSISVPDIPACSSRPERDEDEEDDDGIDMPDCLRTVSDPVVLPSHHVSRNIPPSSASSSKGKGPSQLHHHLQESSEGDSQDTLDMETECQPEAILEPCKLCRVRPRNGNIIHGRTAHLITCFPCARKLHKFHAPCPGCGQVIQKVIKTFIA, encoded by the exons GTCCACCCCAGAGCTCCTCTTCTGCAGATCCTGAGAGTAGCAGGTGCTCGGGAGGAGGTGTTTACCCTGAAGGAG GTCATGCACTACCTGGGTCAGTACATCATGATGAAGGAGCTGTATGACAAACAGAGACAGCACATTGTCCACTGTCAAGACGACCCACTTGGAGAGCTACTGGAAGTGGGGAGCTTTTCTGTTAAGAACCCCAG CCCCGTGTATGAGATGTTGAAGaggaatttgtttattttgaataattcgG ATGCAGCAAAGAATCTTTCAGTGGGCAAGGATTCTAATGAGTCTCCAAGTGAAGATCCTGGTCAG GTTTCCAGTGGGTCGACTAGCTCTGGACAGGCTCACATTGCTGGTAGTTCCAGCACTGGCGCAACGCAGAGCTGCTCACAACGCAGGCCACGCGATCCTGACGAAG ACTCCTCAGATGGCTTGCCCAGGTCTGCTTCCAAACGACCAAAGCTGGACGTTACTCTGGAAGAGTGGGATCTTTCTGGGTTGCCTTGGTGGTTTCTGGGTAACTTACGAAATAATTACACTCGCCGGAGCAACGGTTCAACGGATATTCACACCAATCAA GACGAGGACACAGCCATCGTTTCTGACACCACCGATGATCTTTGGTTTCTGAATGAGGCAGAGAGTGAGCAAGTGAGTGTGGAGATGAAGGAGGCAGTGCTAGAGCAGGGAAGTGATGCGGAGTCTCCACACGAAGAAGAGGACGCCGGGAAAGATAGTAAAGATGATAGGAAG ATGCAAGAAGATCGGGATGATGACTCTCAGTGTTTAAGTGACGACACTGATACTGAGATCTCCACACAG GATGCATGGCAGTGTTCAGAGTGCCGCAAATTTAACACCCCTCTTCAAAGGTACTGTATGCGCTGTTGGGCTCTGCGGAAAGACTGGTACAAGGATTGTCCCCGTCTTGTGCACTCAATCTCTGTGCCAGACATCCCCGCCTGCAGTTCACGTCCTGAGAGGGATGAAGacgaggaggatgatgatggaaTCGACATGCCTGACTGCCTTAGGACTGTGTCTGACCCAGTCGTCCTTCCCTCGCACCACGTCTCTAGAAACATCCCCCCATCATCCGCCTCCTCGTCTAAAGGAAAGGGTCCTTCCCAGCTTCACCACCACTTACAGGAGAGCTCAGAGGGAGACAGCCAGGACACGCTAGACATGGAGACGGAATGCCAACCGGAGGCCATACTGGAGCCCTGCAAGCTGTGCCGAGTGCGGCCACGAAACGGCAACATCATCCACGGCCGCACAGCTCACTTGATCACCTGTTTCCCCTGCGCCCGCAAGCTACACAAATTTCATGCTCCTTGCCCAGGCTGTGGCCAGGTTATACAGAAGGTCATTAAAACCTTCATAGCTTGA
- the mdm4 gene encoding protein Mdm4 isoform X1 → MTSLSSSSSQLTGSSSSCRTLPGEGTQVHPRAPLLQILRVAGAREEVFTLKEVMHYLGQYIMMKELYDKQRQHIVHCQDDPLGELLEVGSFSVKNPSPVYEMLKRNLFILNNSDAAKNLSVGKDSNESPSEDPGQVSSGSTSSGQAHIAGSSSTGATQSCSQRRPRDPDEDSSDGLPRSASKRPKLDVTLEEWDLSGLPWWFLGNLRNNYTRRSNGSTDIHTNQLSPGQDEDTAIVSDTTDDLWFLNEAESEQVSVEMKEAVLEQGSDAESPHEEEDAGKDSKDDRKMQEDRDDDSQCLSDDTDTEISTQDAWQCSECRKFNTPLQRYCMRCWALRKDWYKDCPRLVHSISVPDIPACSSRPERDEDEEDDDGIDMPDCLRTVSDPVVLPSHHVSRNIPPSSASSSKGKGPSQLHHHLQESSEGDSQDTLDMETECQPEAILEPCKLCRVRPRNGNIIHGRTAHLITCFPCARKLHKFHAPCPGCGQVIQKVIKTFIA, encoded by the exons GTCCACCCCAGAGCTCCTCTTCTGCAGATCCTGAGAGTAGCAGGTGCTCGGGAGGAGGTGTTTACCCTGAAGGAG GTCATGCACTACCTGGGTCAGTACATCATGATGAAGGAGCTGTATGACAAACAGAGACAGCACATTGTCCACTGTCAAGACGACCCACTTGGAGAGCTACTGGAAGTGGGGAGCTTTTCTGTTAAGAACCCCAG CCCCGTGTATGAGATGTTGAAGaggaatttgtttattttgaataattcgG ATGCAGCAAAGAATCTTTCAGTGGGCAAGGATTCTAATGAGTCTCCAAGTGAAGATCCTGGTCAG GTTTCCAGTGGGTCGACTAGCTCTGGACAGGCTCACATTGCTGGTAGTTCCAGCACTGGCGCAACGCAGAGCTGCTCACAACGCAGGCCACGCGATCCTGACGAAG ACTCCTCAGATGGCTTGCCCAGGTCTGCTTCCAAACGACCAAAGCTGGACGTTACTCTGGAAGAGTGGGATCTTTCTGGGTTGCCTTGGTGGTTTCTGGGTAACTTACGAAATAATTACACTCGCCGGAGCAACGGTTCAACGGATATTCACACCAATCAA CTCTCTCCCGGACAGGACGAGGACACAGCCATCGTTTCTGACACCACCGATGATCTTTGGTTTCTGAATGAGGCAGAGAGTGAGCAAGTGAGTGTGGAGATGAAGGAGGCAGTGCTAGAGCAGGGAAGTGATGCGGAGTCTCCACACGAAGAAGAGGACGCCGGGAAAGATAGTAAAGATGATAGGAAG ATGCAAGAAGATCGGGATGATGACTCTCAGTGTTTAAGTGACGACACTGATACTGAGATCTCCACACAG GATGCATGGCAGTGTTCAGAGTGCCGCAAATTTAACACCCCTCTTCAAAGGTACTGTATGCGCTGTTGGGCTCTGCGGAAAGACTGGTACAAGGATTGTCCCCGTCTTGTGCACTCAATCTCTGTGCCAGACATCCCCGCCTGCAGTTCACGTCCTGAGAGGGATGAAGacgaggaggatgatgatggaaTCGACATGCCTGACTGCCTTAGGACTGTGTCTGACCCAGTCGTCCTTCCCTCGCACCACGTCTCTAGAAACATCCCCCCATCATCCGCCTCCTCGTCTAAAGGAAAGGGTCCTTCCCAGCTTCACCACCACTTACAGGAGAGCTCAGAGGGAGACAGCCAGGACACGCTAGACATGGAGACGGAATGCCAACCGGAGGCCATACTGGAGCCCTGCAAGCTGTGCCGAGTGCGGCCACGAAACGGCAACATCATCCACGGCCGCACAGCTCACTTGATCACCTGTTTCCCCTGCGCCCGCAAGCTACACAAATTTCATGCTCCTTGCCCAGGCTGTGGCCAGGTTATACAGAAGGTCATTAAAACCTTCATAGCTTGA